A single window of Salvia splendens isolate huo1 chromosome 8, SspV2, whole genome shotgun sequence DNA harbors:
- the LOC121744206 gene encoding serine/threonine-protein phosphatase 6 regulatory subunit 3-like isoform X3, with protein MTQDWLLKLYYEEELHRCSLLVLLCFLGRSNYPLSPFLSCNLDFTQNPPEVHANAAETLCAITRNMPSPLATKLSSPGFVARIFGHALEDSRSKSALVNSISVCISLLDPKRSMPSPLFYSFRSQHVYEPPVHVNPDTVGAMLPKLGELLMLLNVSSDEKVLPVTYGELRPPLGKHRLKVVEFLAVLLKTGNEVAEKELVSSGAIHRVLDLFFEYPYNNALHHHVESILYSCLESKNNAIIDHLLVDCSLVPKILKAEKNSTLGELNQQPTVPASGRYAPRAGYFGHLTRISNKLIQIGNDEIQKHLQENNEWNEWQTTILQERNIVENVHRWACGRPTALHDRTRDSDEEDVHDRDYDVAALANNLSQAFRYNIYDNDNAEGNGSIDRDDEDVYFDDESAEVVISSLRLGDDQGSLFTNSNWFAFRDDQSGGSDLKFNGTSNGSDNSADDEVVVGEIEESSASKTSSNGSNPFVDELIINNSSGVESMNERTGASNDLSFIQFEAPEYEDPFEDRPMPEWVAWGEVSADLQVGGSSLNPFEDEGGTTDNNVHLVEANNDLISTTSSGGGSLPNGTSSCADSHESDKFDSSERSVAAPSLFEEDVEFVGVEIEGTQKAMEHALKEGIVGEAGPLKRNIIPTKAEESDDGSAGISKEFNDSNYWSVDQEVVVSE; from the exons ATGACGCA GGATTGGTTgttaaaattatattatgagGAAGAACTTCATAGGTGTTCATTGCTTGTGCTGTTGTGCTTCTTGGGCCGATCAAACTATCCGTTATCTCCATTCTTAAGTTGTAACTTGGATTTCACTCAG AATCCGCCTGAAGTACATGCTAATGCAGCAGAAACATTATGCGCTATCACTAGGAACATGCCATCTCCTCTTGCCACTAAACTTTCCAGTCCAGG CTTTGTGGCTAGAATTTTTGGTCATGCACTTGAAGACTCCCGTTCAAAATCTGCCCTTGTCAACTCTATTTCTGTTTGTATTTCACTATTGGATCCAAAAAGATCAATGCCTTCACCACTATTTTACTCGTTCAGAAGTCAACATGTGTATGAACCACCAGTGCATGTCAATCCAGACACAGTTGGTGCTATGCTCCCGAAACTAG GAGAGCTCCTGATGCTTTTGAATGTTTCATCCGATGAGAAGGTTTTACCCGTGACATATGGTGAGCTGAGGCCTCCTCTTGGAAAGCATCGATTGAAG GTTGTGGAATTCCTTGCTGTGCTGTTAAAAACTGGCAATGAAGTGGCAGAGAAGGAATTGGTCAGCTCTGGGGCAATTCACAGAGTCCTTGATCTCTTTTTCGA GTACCCATACAATAATGCTTTACATCATCACGTGGAGAGCATTTTATATTCATGCTTGGAAAGCAAAAATAATGCCATTATTGATCATCTTCTTGTCGACTGTAGTTTGGTACCAAAGATTCTTAAAGCTGAGAAAAATTCAACACTTGGTGAACTGAATCAG CAGCCAACTGTGCCAGCATCCGGAAGATATGCTCCTCGAGCAGGATACTTTGGGCACTTGACACGtatatcaaataaattaattcagaTTGGAAATGATGAAATTCAAAAGCATCTCCAG GAAAACAATGAGTGGAATGAGTGGCAGACTACTATCTTACAGGAGCGTAACATAGTTGAGAATGTTCACCGGTGGGCTTGTGG CCGGCCAACTGCACTTCATGACAGGACCAGGGATAGTGATGAGGAAGATGTTCATGACAGGGATTATGATGTTGCAGCATTGGCAAATAATTTGAGCCAAGCATTTAGATACAACATATATGATAATGATAATGCCGAG GGAAATGGGTCTATTGATCGCGATGATGAG GATGTTTACTTCGACGACGAGTCTGCAGAAGTTGTAATTTCATCCTTAAGGTTGGGTGACGACCAAGGAAG TTTGTTCACAAATTCCAACTGGTTTGCATTCCGAGATGACCAATCTGGTGGTAGTGATCTTAAGTTCAATGGTACATCTAATGGTAGTGACAACAGTGCTGATGATGAGGTAGTGGTAGGAGAGATTGAGGAATCATCAGCAAGTAAAACTTCTAGCAATGGCTCAAATCCTTTTGTTGATGAGCTCATTATAAACAACTCTAGTGGTGTCGAGTCAATGAATGAGAGAACTGGTGCGTCTAACGACCTGAGTTTCATTCAATTTGAGGCACCAGAATACGAGGATCCATTTGAAGACAGGCCAATGCCTGAATGGGTAGCTTGGGGCGAAGTTTCAGCAGACCTTCAAGTTGGTGGCTCTAGCCTGAACCCctttgaagatgaaggcggCACGACAGACAACAATGTGCATTTGGTAGAGGCCAATAATGATTTGATAAGTACCACTTCGAGTGGAGGAGGCTCCCTACCAAATGGGACATCCAGTTGTGCTGATTCCCATGAGTCAGATAAGTTTGATTCTAGTGAGAGGAGTGTTGCTGCACCATCTTTGTTCGAagaggatgttgagtttgttggTGTTGAGATAGAAGGTACACAAAAAGCTATGGAGCATGCTCTCAAGGAAGGAATTGTAGGGGAAGCTGGGCCCTTGAAAAGGAATATCATACCAACAAAGGCAGAGGAGTCGGATGATGGCAGTGCAGGTATTAGTAAGGAATTCAACGATTCTAACTATTGGAGTGTTGATCAGGAAGTTGTGGTGTCAGAATAA
- the LOC121744206 gene encoding serine/threonine-protein phosphatase 6 regulatory subunit 3-like isoform X4 has product MEVLVRLVGGDDHLYPNSLDVMKWLADSNLLEMIVDKLNDANPPEVHANAAETLCAITRNMPSPLATKLSSPGFVARIFGHALEDSRSKSALVNSISVCISLLDPKRSMPSPLFYSFRSQHVYEPPVHVNPDTVGAMLPKLGELLMLLNVSSDEKVLPVTYGELRPPLGKHRLKVVEFLAVLLKTGNEVAEKELVSSGAIHRVLDLFFEYPYNNALHHHVESILYSCLESKNNAIIDHLLVDCSLVPKILKAEKNSTLGELNQQPTVPASGRYAPRAGYFGHLTRISNKLIQIGNDEIQKHLQENNEWNEWQTTILQERNIVENVHRWACGRPTALHDRTRDSDEEDVHDRDYDVAALANNLSQAFRYNIYDNDNAEGNGSIDRDDEDVYFDDESAEVVISSLRLGDDQGSLFTNSNWFAFRDDQSGGSDLKFNGTSNGSDNSADDEVVVGEIEESSASKTSSNGSNPFVDELIINNSSGVESMNERTGASNDLSFIQFEAPEYEDPFEDRPMPEWVAWGEVSADLQVGGSSLNPFEDEGGTTDNNVHLVEANNDLISTTSSGGGSLPNGTSSCADSHESDKFDSSERSVAAPSLFEEDVEFVGVEIEGTQKAMEHALKEGIVGEAGPLKRNIIPTKAEESDDGSAGISKEFNDSNYWSVDQEVVVSE; this is encoded by the exons ATGGAG GTCTTAGTGAGACTTGTAGGTGGAGATGACCATCTCTACCCGAATTCTTTGGATGTGATGAAGTGGTTGGCTGACAGCAATTTGTTAGAAATGATTGTTGATAAACTTAATGACGCA AATCCGCCTGAAGTACATGCTAATGCAGCAGAAACATTATGCGCTATCACTAGGAACATGCCATCTCCTCTTGCCACTAAACTTTCCAGTCCAGG CTTTGTGGCTAGAATTTTTGGTCATGCACTTGAAGACTCCCGTTCAAAATCTGCCCTTGTCAACTCTATTTCTGTTTGTATTTCACTATTGGATCCAAAAAGATCAATGCCTTCACCACTATTTTACTCGTTCAGAAGTCAACATGTGTATGAACCACCAGTGCATGTCAATCCAGACACAGTTGGTGCTATGCTCCCGAAACTAG GAGAGCTCCTGATGCTTTTGAATGTTTCATCCGATGAGAAGGTTTTACCCGTGACATATGGTGAGCTGAGGCCTCCTCTTGGAAAGCATCGATTGAAG GTTGTGGAATTCCTTGCTGTGCTGTTAAAAACTGGCAATGAAGTGGCAGAGAAGGAATTGGTCAGCTCTGGGGCAATTCACAGAGTCCTTGATCTCTTTTTCGA GTACCCATACAATAATGCTTTACATCATCACGTGGAGAGCATTTTATATTCATGCTTGGAAAGCAAAAATAATGCCATTATTGATCATCTTCTTGTCGACTGTAGTTTGGTACCAAAGATTCTTAAAGCTGAGAAAAATTCAACACTTGGTGAACTGAATCAG CAGCCAACTGTGCCAGCATCCGGAAGATATGCTCCTCGAGCAGGATACTTTGGGCACTTGACACGtatatcaaataaattaattcagaTTGGAAATGATGAAATTCAAAAGCATCTCCAG GAAAACAATGAGTGGAATGAGTGGCAGACTACTATCTTACAGGAGCGTAACATAGTTGAGAATGTTCACCGGTGGGCTTGTGG CCGGCCAACTGCACTTCATGACAGGACCAGGGATAGTGATGAGGAAGATGTTCATGACAGGGATTATGATGTTGCAGCATTGGCAAATAATTTGAGCCAAGCATTTAGATACAACATATATGATAATGATAATGCCGAG GGAAATGGGTCTATTGATCGCGATGATGAG GATGTTTACTTCGACGACGAGTCTGCAGAAGTTGTAATTTCATCCTTAAGGTTGGGTGACGACCAAGGAAG TTTGTTCACAAATTCCAACTGGTTTGCATTCCGAGATGACCAATCTGGTGGTAGTGATCTTAAGTTCAATGGTACATCTAATGGTAGTGACAACAGTGCTGATGATGAGGTAGTGGTAGGAGAGATTGAGGAATCATCAGCAAGTAAAACTTCTAGCAATGGCTCAAATCCTTTTGTTGATGAGCTCATTATAAACAACTCTAGTGGTGTCGAGTCAATGAATGAGAGAACTGGTGCGTCTAACGACCTGAGTTTCATTCAATTTGAGGCACCAGAATACGAGGATCCATTTGAAGACAGGCCAATGCCTGAATGGGTAGCTTGGGGCGAAGTTTCAGCAGACCTTCAAGTTGGTGGCTCTAGCCTGAACCCctttgaagatgaaggcggCACGACAGACAACAATGTGCATTTGGTAGAGGCCAATAATGATTTGATAAGTACCACTTCGAGTGGAGGAGGCTCCCTACCAAATGGGACATCCAGTTGTGCTGATTCCCATGAGTCAGATAAGTTTGATTCTAGTGAGAGGAGTGTTGCTGCACCATCTTTGTTCGAagaggatgttgagtttgttggTGTTGAGATAGAAGGTACACAAAAAGCTATGGAGCATGCTCTCAAGGAAGGAATTGTAGGGGAAGCTGGGCCCTTGAAAAGGAATATCATACCAACAAAGGCAGAGGAGTCGGATGATGGCAGTGCAGGTATTAGTAAGGAATTCAACGATTCTAACTATTGGAGTGTTGATCAGGAAGTTGTGGTGTCAGAATAA